The proteins below come from a single Cloacibacillus sp. genomic window:
- a CDS encoding sodium:proton exchanger: MNEYGFLSVIPPLLAIFLAFKTKDVILSLFTSVMVGALIAAGGNPYVALVNLWKKYIFAQLTSAWAAELIILMTIIGGFVAILEASGGLEALTRKLSVVIGSRVKVQLAAWI; the protein is encoded by the coding sequence ATGAATGAGTATGGTTTCCTGTCAGTTATACCTCCGCTTTTGGCAATTTTTCTGGCTTTCAAAACAAAGGATGTTATTCTTTCTCTTTTTACCAGCGTTATGGTGGGGGCATTGATTGCCGCCGGCGGTAATCCGTATGTTGCACTGGTCAATCTGTGGAAAAAGTATATTTTTGCCCAGCTTACAAGCGCATGGGCAGCTGAATTAATAATATTGATGACGATAATTGGCGGATTTGTGGCAATCCTTGAAGCGTCTGGTGGCTTAGAGGCTCTTACACGCAAACTGTCCGTAGTAATTGGCAGTCGGGTAAAGGTACAACTGGCGGCATGGATT